The DNA window TCAGAAGTACTCAATAGGATATCCACAGGATATGAACTATCATGAACTTCACAAGAAATTCATGTACTGCAGCATGCAtacgaaattaaaataatttaatgtcaCAGCTATTCACTAAGTTCACAAGTGCTATATTCAGCTTCCTATTTGTGCGAATAAGGATCATCAACTATCTACATCATAATAATACCTAAGCAATGAACCTAATATGTCAATACCATAGTTGGCACTAAATCTGAGAACCtcatcaacaataaaagaaaggacAGATATCTTGACTTTGGGGAGGAGGCTTATCAACAATTCACATGAGGAATAAGAGTTAAATATTGAATACCTCTCCAAACCTTGACTCTTTTTTTGGATCCCTGTGCCAATTCATCATGTAAACATGAGTAGTataacataagcatgaaaaaaaaatataggaatGTTAACCATAATCAGAGTTTCTGTTATCATACCTTGCATCTACACCTTTTATAAAGGTGGAAAATATTCGGCATTTTCCATCTGTGGATGTTGATGCAACCAGAATCTGcagcaaaatataaaataaaataaaataagatgcGGCTTAAACAGGTTTCTAAACGAGACAGTAAACAATGATCTAACATTGGATTGTTAAACTAACGTGCTAACAGTGTTGCATATAACATAACTAGGCTAATGATAGTCTAATAATTTTACCCTTGAGTTTTCAAGTTACTCTTTTGTCACATATAAAGTTCAAAGTACTTCATTTTGACCAACCCGACTGAATAATATGGTTTATATCATCCTCTATTTGGAtgaaacaataaattaaataaaattttaaaaactaaatacagaataaattaaGTTTATATGTTTGAAATATtgaggattaataataataatctgtGAGTAACAAGTAGTTTTCTTGTCTATTAGCCATTAACATAATTTATTAATCACTAGAAAGAATTTCCAGAATGGCAAGGAAGTGCATCCACAAGCTTATCAAGCCTACAAGGAAGCGTTCTAGCTTCtatttattgtaaaattacAAGAAAGTCTCAACACATATGAATAAGAAAGTTAGACTAACATTATCAGGATGCCAAGAGACACTTGTCACTGAAGAATCATGTCTTTTCCTGATTAGTTTGCTGACCCACCTGCAGAAAAAAGAGAGGAaacaaatcaacaaaataaagaataagaaCAGAAAACAGCATGCAGcatctaataattaaataaggTAGACATGTTTAGAATttgcagaaaacagaaaacAGCATGCAGCATTTTGATATTCTTTTAACCTCGTAAAACATACAAGTTTAGAATTTGCAGAAAAGCTATTTTCAATGTCAGATTCTACTTCTAGCAGCTGTTGCACTTATATAAGATAGGAAAAGTCATAAGTATgcccaaaagaaaaaatggaaaaacatAATCATTACATTGCCAGGATGAAATAAGCATGGAAAAATAAAACATGAAAGAAGCAAGGACAAACCAGTTGTTTTCCTGCTCATAGTAGCATATACAAACAGTTTTGGCTCCACTTCCCACTGCGAACTTGTTTTCTGCTAGCACAGAACTTATACATACATTAAAAACAAATGAAccagaaaaacaaaaactatgGAATAATTCTGGAAGACAAGAAGAAATGTTATATAGGAGGAGTGATCACTTGTTAAAGAAGGGGAAAATGACCTCGTAGAGGACCAAACCTCTGACATTAACATCACGCCATAGTCTTGgctcttaaaataaaataggacCAGAAAAAACATGACCAGGATTTAACTATCGTTAGTTTATGGCAACAAATTAGTCATTGTAAAATCTTGCAACAAATCTAATAAGTGCAAACAACTAGTCAACCTGTTCAGAATGTAGGCAATGAAATAGAGAGATCTGAGTCCTACACAAAATGCAAAAAGCAACAACACCTATATTTGATTTAGATTTCAGATGACTTAGCCACCACAAACATGATTAATTCTAGGCATAAATTAAAACTTTCTGAATAATTCTTTCCTCTCAGTAAAGTTCATGACTTGAGAGAGTTACTAGGACATGGCAGCATCCTTCATACCTTTCGGACTCCACTGAACACAGAGAGCAGCCCGGTTTAGCCTAAGGATAACAAGTGTGGGCACCCATTCTGATCTCTCAAGGTTCCAGACATATCTACAGAGAACAAAGGGTTTGCATTTAATTCGTTGCAATGCAAGTGAAAACAGGAAATTGACAACTATTATGTCCGAGAGACACTCACGAATTCCGATCATGGGAGGCAGtaactattttatttgatcTCGCGCCCCAGTCTATCCCAGATATTATCTGGTCATGCTGTAAAAAAAAGCAACAAGTTCCTCAGAAACTATTTATAAAGTCCCTAGCCAACTAGGTCTCACCTAACTATGCTGACATACAGAAGGAGAGTATAAAATCAGTACCAAAATCATTTCAATTAAGCAGAGAAAGAATATTAGCAGGGTACCTTTTGGAGAACATGCACCTTTTCCCATTTGTCTTCAACCAATCTATAGATGTGAACTTCACTGTTGTTTGGACATAATGCAACCACTACAAaagtatattaatatattattatatattaagaattcATGAAGCAGCAAATTATGACCAAGATATGTATGACTGGAAGCAATGGCAGGGAAGGGTAAGGGATGGGCTATCATAAAGGCCTTTCTGTATTAGCCTTGTGTTGCCACAAAACTGGTGTTTGATAACAGAAAATACTGTTGATTTTAGTGGAGGGGAAGGTAAAGTGCATTTGCCATGGTTATGTtgggaaaaatatttttccaaaaCATAATCTAGCCATGAGTGTCTACAATAATGACAGTAAAAAAAACTTAAGGGCTACCATGTTGTTATCCAAAACTCCAAGTAACACAGATTAGGATGATCTCAAACATCTAAACAACATGAAGGAAACTTGAACTTTCTTATTTTTCCTCCTCCTCCAAATATCTTCATATATCAAAGCAACATATTTCACTCCGCACACTACATGTATCCATTATTTACCCACGCATTGCCCTAGGTCTAGAGCTTCCAGTTTTAGTACCATTTTTTAAAACCTATGGGGCTCAATTCTATACATCCTAGATTCCTTCTACAATAGTTCGACTCAtttccattatatatatatataaaacactATTCTCTAAAATTAGAAAGCACACTAAGTtgttcaaaattcaaataagcCGGCAAACATAATCTTGTTCAAACAGAAATGTGATGtcaacatgaaaaaaaaaagctactTAACAATCATTCTCCACGAATAATCACTAACTCTTTAAACATTTTTTCCCAAGCTTTAAGGATCTAATCGCTACAAAAACAAAACGATTTGATAGCTGAAACATGAGATATTATCATCTCCGCCACCAAACACGATGATACTTCATTGGATTACAGCGGAAACGAAGAACAAAATCAAATATCAGATCGAGTCAGAATCCATTTACAAAACTATAAAACTCCGCCAATCCAAGACCTAGAAACAAATTAACAAACTACCTTATATTTTCCGTGGAATAAATTTTCGTTGAACacgaaaaaaacacacacagaAGCTCTAAATCGCGTTAATTCCGATcgtgaacaaaaaaaaagagagaaaagagaaacagAGCATAGAGATAGACAGAGAGAGTTACTGGATCGATCGGCGCTCCAAGCGTGGCAAGTGATGCATTGTGCTAGTTGGTGAACCGCGGTAACCGCCATTTTCTGTGCTGAGctgaagagagggagagagaattGAGatctgaaattgagaagaaaggAGAGATTGGTTGAGATGCTATGCTACAGAGAAAACACTGAAGTGCTTCTTGGCGTGCGAACGAAGATGAAAGTGACACACCGAAAGGGTTTGTTTGGCACTGTTTTTGTCGTCaattcatcatcattatcattttctatatttttgtctATTCCACTGAAAATATGGACTGTGTCTCTTTGTTTCTTATAAAACTTCCAcagttaataatttttatttatatttacagtACTTTTTTCCCGCAAGAAAAATTTAGTTTGGGGATCGTTGCGGCTAATTTTTTGGTAATAGATTTCTATTAAGTGTTATGTGTTGTGAGAAGTTTAAAAGGACGTGGATGTATGAAAAATGAAGCTCTCTAaggcaaaataataataaatggagCTTTAAATATTTGACCTTATGTATTTATGAAAGGAGGTTAAGCCTCCGTTAATTTTAACAACAATTGAATATTATTCTCTCTTCCTTTATAAATATagcaataataaaaacaaatgctattttttctctatttactttttatgctcctttctatctttgtatatatatatacattacaacatataataatattattattattattatatatatatatattattgagctaattattttaatactagagtcttctatttatacatctttattttatatatcttttattttacaacacgttatcagcacaagactctaatcaaatttttaagaagactcaggtaacaatttttcattatgtcgaaactctctcgtcttgaattcaatgctcttgatatatctggaaacaattatttatcatggatactagatgttaaaatccatcttgattcaatggatcttggagataccattaaggctggcatcccagaaggataaagctaaagccatgatttttcttcgtcgtcatcttgacgaaggattaaaaaatgaatatcttacattaaaagatcctgtagatctttggaaagaccttgaagaaatgtataatcatcagaaaacggtaatacttcctcaagcccgatatgaaTAGACGCATTTGCgtttacaag is part of the Arachis duranensis cultivar V14167 chromosome 1, aradu.V14167.gnm2.J7QH, whole genome shotgun sequence genome and encodes:
- the LOC127741478 gene encoding actin-related protein 2/3 complex subunit 1A, which gives rise to MAVTAVHQLAQCITCHAWSADRSMVALCPNNSEVHIYRLVEDKWEKVHVLQKHDQIISGIDWGARSNKIVTASHDRNSYVWNLERSEWVPTLVILRLNRAALCVQWSPKENKFAVGSGAKTVCICYYEQENNWWVSKLIRKRHDSSVTSVSWHPDNILVASTSTDGKCRIFSTFIKGVDARDPKKESRFGELIVQLDLSSSWTFGVKWSPSGNTLAYVGHNSVIYFVDDVGPSPLAQNVVFRDLPLRDVLFVSEKMVIGVGYDCIPMVFAADERGIWSFIRYLGERKAVSSGSRYGSQFSEAFGKFYGQAKLGVSNDAVETSRTRGVVHENCINSIIPLSRQGTQIRRFSTSGLDGKIVMWDLETEQDLLELLV